In Tistrella mobilis, the genomic window GGGCCAGCGCATCCAGAACCCGTGACGCTGTCTCGGCATGGATCGCGGCCCGGTCGCGGCCCTCGCCATCCCGGCAGAGCACGCCGTCACCCGGCTGCTCCCGCTCCAGGATCGCCGCCCCCTGAGGTTTGCAGAGGCCGATGAAGCTGAAATGGGCGGCATCGGCGATTTCATGGACGCGGGTCTGTGCTGCCGGCAGCAGGGCGGCGAGGCGCCGGGCCTCGGTTTCAGCCGGCAGATGGATCCGGTCGACACCGGCGGCGATCACCAGCACCGGAATCGTGATGCCCTTGAGGCTGGCTTGCGTGAAGCCGCCGATGCCGCCCGGATCCAGGGTGATGACCGCACTCACACGCGGATCCGCCAGATCCGCCGTCATGCGCGACCGCCAGTCGGGATCCTGCAGCCGGCCGATCCGCGCCAGGATGGTGCAGGCGATGCTGGCGGTTTCGGCGCAGTTTCGGATGAAGCCGTTGGCATCGAACCGGCCGCCGGCGATTTCGATGGCGGTCCAGCCGCCCAGCGAATGGCCGATGACGGCGATGCGGCCCGGATCGACCATGGCAGAGAGATCCGCATCCCCGGTGAGATGATCGATCACCCGGCTGAGATCGGCCGGGCGCTTCCAGAGTGCGGCCGCCTGATCGGGATCGCGGTCGAAGGTGGAGGTGCCCGGATGATCGGTCGCGGCAACCACATAGCCCGCGTCTGCAAGTTGTACGGCAAGCCAGGCCTGGTTAAAGCGGTTGCCGCCGAAGCCGTGGGAGAGCACGACCAGCGGGTGGCGGCCGGAGAGGGGGGTGGCGGCCTCGCGGACCGCGACGCCCTGGAAGACCGGGTTGTCGCCCACCAGCCGGGGCGTGCCGTCATCGGCCGCCGGGTACCAGATCGCGAGCGTGAGAGGCTGTGGCCGGTCGGGGGTCTCGATCGTGGCGGCCCGGAAACCGGGCGTGGCCGACGCGCCGGTGATGCCCAGCAGGAACCAGGCGAGGGCGAGCAGGAGGCGGGAGCGCAGACGGGGCATGCAGAGAGCCTTCAGGTGATGGGAAACACCCGGCCGTCATGCCCGATCTGCTGCCGCGCGGCGTCCTTGATCACGATCGAGAACGTCCGGGATCGCGATTCAGGTCAGCCGATCCGCGAAAAAGCGCAGAATCTCGTCCCGCGCGGCCAGGGTCGGCTGGCCGGCTTCGTCGATCAGATGGGCGGTGACCACGCTGTGGGGGGTGGGGACATGGCGGGCGAAGAAGGGGGAAAGCCCCTCGCGCCGGGCAGCCGTGTCGGGCAGGGTGCGCGGCAGGAAGCGGTCGCCCAGCGCGCGTTCATAGGCGGCGAAGCGCTCGGCCCGGCAGACGGCATCGCCGGCGAAGCGATAGGCCAGCACCGTCAGATCCTCGCGCTCCAGCCGGGCGCGGACCGCGGCCAGTTCCCCGGGCGGGCTCTCGATTGCTGCGGGCGCATCCAGCGGCAGAGAGGGCTGGCAGAGCACGGGGGCGAGCACGGCCGGCTCCAGCATCATCGACAGCGCGTAATTGCCGGTAAAGCACATGCCGATCGCCCCCACGCCCGGCCCGCCGCAGGCCTGGTGCGCGATCCGGGCGAGACCACGCAGCCAGGCGGTGACGGCATCCGCGCCGCCGGTCGCCACGGCCCGGAAGGTGGCGGAAATACAGGTGCGTCGGAAGATCTCCGCGCCCTCATCCGCCCCCGGCACCGCGCCGTCGCGGCCGAAGAGCGAGGGCATCCAGACGGTGAAGCCGGCATCGCGCACCCAGCGGGCGAAGCGGGCGACCTCGGGGCTGATGCCCGGCATTTCGGTCATGACGATCACGGCGGGCCCCCCGGCTCCTGCTCCCTGGCCGCCCACCCAGACCCGGCGGGTGACATCGTCGATTGTGATGTCGCGCGGCTCGAAATCCGCCAGATCGTCGTCCCGATGGGGGCTGTACATGGGATGCCATCCTTTTCGCCGGTTGGTCTTGCCGGAAGCATGCCGGGCGGTCATGCTGGCTACCAGTGGCCGGATTGACATGTTTCGGGGATTTTTCGCCAGAATGATCATCGAGCTGATCGCCCTCGACGGCATGATGGCCTCGGGGCTCGCCATCACCGCCGATCTGGTCGAAACCGCCAACCGGCTGCGCAGACAGGCGGGGCGGACGCGGCTTTTCACCCTGCGCCTCTCCGGCGCCGGCGCCGCGGCGGCCGGGGGATTTCTGAACCTGCCGCTGGCCGGTGACGCGGCACCCGCTGCCGATCTGCTGGTGGTGCCGGGGCTGGGCTTCGCGACGCCGGAAGCGCTGACGGCGGGGCTGGCCCGTCCGGATGTGCTGGCGGCGGGTGCGCGGCTGGCGGCGGCGGTCGGCCGCGGGGCCGAGGTGGCGGCGGCCTGCTCCTCGGTCTTCCTGCTGGCGGCGGCGGGCCTGCTCGACGGGCGGCGGGCGACGACCAGCTGGTGGCTGGCGCCGCTCTTCGCCCGGATGCATCCGGGGGTCCGGCTCGATGCGGATGCGCTGGTGGTGCGCGACGGGCCGGTCACCACCGCCGGTGCGGCGATGGCGCAGATGGATCTGATGCTTCAGATGGTGGCGCGCCATGGCGGACCGGGCCTGGCGCAGGATTGCGCGCGGCTGCTGCTGCTGGACCAGCGGTCATCCCAGGCACGCTATATGGCGCCGGGTTTCATGGCCGCGGCCGATGACCGCATCGCCCGCGCCGAGGCCTGGGCGCGGGCGCGGCTGGATCAGCCCTTCACCGCGGGCGACATGGCGGCCGCCGCGGGGCTGTCGCCGCGAACCTTCGCCCGGCGCATGGCCCGCGCCACCGGCCTGTCGCCGGTGGGCTTCATCCGGCGCCTCCGGCTGGAGCGGGCGACGGAACTGCGCGAGACGACCAGGCTGTCGATGGAAGAGATCGCCGTCCGGGTCGGCTATGCGGATGCGTCCACGCTCCGCCGGCTGATGCGTCGGGTCGGCACAACCGGCCGGCGGAGGTGATGCGGTCGGATCAGGCCGGCTTCTGCCAGGCCATGACCACGAAATAGGGCACGCGGGCATATCGCGCCGCCTGATCCGCGGGGCCGCCGGTGGGGGAAGGTTCGTCGAACCAGGTGAGGCGGAGGCCGGCTTTCAGGAACAGCTGCATATAAGTCGACAGCGGCCGGTGCCAGTTCACGATCCGGATGCCGCGCCAGCCGACCTGCATCGGCCGGGTTTCCAGATAGCGGTCGAGCGCGAAATGGTCGGGCCGGCCGTCGGCATCATACTGCCAGCCGCGATCGGCCGAGGCGCTGGTGAAGCCGGTCAGATTGGCGACCAGCAGGCAGCCGCCCGGCTTCAGCACCCGCGCCATTTCGGGGATGGCGGCGTCGATGTCGGGGATGTCGATCAGGGTCAGATAGCTG contains:
- a CDS encoding alpha/beta hydrolase family protein, which gives rise to MPRLRSRLLLALAWFLLGITGASATPGFRAATIETPDRPQPLTLAIWYPAADDGTPRLVGDNPVFQGVAVREAATPLSGRHPLVVLSHGFGGNRFNQAWLAVQLADAGYVVAATDHPGTSTFDRDPDQAAALWKRPADLSRVIDHLTGDADLSAMVDPGRIAVIGHSLGGWTAIEIAGGRFDANGFIRNCAETASIACTILARIGRLQDPDWRSRMTADLADPRVSAVITLDPGGIGGFTQASLKGITIPVLVIAAGVDRIHLPAETEARRLAALLPAAQTRVHEIADAAHFSFIGLCKPQGAAILEREQPGDGVLCRDGEGRDRAAIHAETASRVLDALARVWR
- a CDS encoding class I SAM-dependent methyltransferase, producing the protein MTGENDHGWQASAGAWVREQGEHGDYGRAHVLDPVLIPWLRGRGFRTALDVGCGEGRFCRILAREGIRATGIDPTPDLLSVARARDPEGDYRPGRAEALDFPEASFDLVVSYLTLIDIPDIDAAIPEMARVLKPGGCLLVANLTGFTSASADRGWQYDADGRPDHFALDRYLETRPMQVGWRGIRIVNWHRPLSTYMQLFLKAGLRLTWFDEPSPTGGPADQAARYARVPYFVVMAWQKPA
- a CDS encoding dienelactone hydrolase family protein encodes the protein MYSPHRDDDLADFEPRDITIDDVTRRVWVGGQGAGAGGPAVIVMTEMPGISPEVARFARWVRDAGFTVWMPSLFGRDGAVPGADEGAEIFRRTCISATFRAVATGGADAVTAWLRGLARIAHQACGGPGVGAIGMCFTGNYALSMMLEPAVLAPVLCQPSLPLDAPAAIESPPGELAAVRARLEREDLTVLAYRFAGDAVCRAERFAAYERALGDRFLPRTLPDTAARREGLSPFFARHVPTPHSVVTAHLIDEAGQPTLAARDEILRFFADRLT
- a CDS encoding GlxA family transcriptional regulator: MIIELIALDGMMASGLAITADLVETANRLRRQAGRTRLFTLRLSGAGAAAAGGFLNLPLAGDAAPAADLLVVPGLGFATPEALTAGLARPDVLAAGARLAAAVGRGAEVAAACSSVFLLAAAGLLDGRRATTSWWLAPLFARMHPGVRLDADALVVRDGPVTTAGAAMAQMDLMLQMVARHGGPGLAQDCARLLLLDQRSSQARYMAPGFMAAADDRIARAEAWARARLDQPFTAGDMAAAAGLSPRTFARRMARATGLSPVGFIRRLRLERATELRETTRLSMEEIAVRVGYADASTLRRLMRRVGTTGRRR